Genomic window (Pseudomonadota bacterium):
CGACACGCCGTGGAAGCCATCGCAACCGGCGATGAAGCGGCAGCGGAAATGCAGGGCTTCGCCGGCAACCGTGCACGACAGCGCGGCGCGCGTGTCGGTCAGCCCTGCCAGCGTCACCTGCGCGGCTTCGTAATGGATGCGGCTGCCGATGCTGTCGTGGGCGAGGTTGAGGTCACGCGTGATCTCGGTCTGGCCGTAGATCAATACCGATTTGCCGGTCAGTTCACGAAAGTCGATGTGCAGGCGCTCACCGTCGCAGGCGAGTTCGATGCCGTCGTGCACCAGCCCTTCTCGTTGCATGCGCGCGCCGACTTCGCAGGCGTTCAACAGGTCGACCGCGCCCTGTTCCAGCACGCCGGCGCGGATGCGTCCTTCGACGTGCGCGCGCGACTGCCGCTCGACGATCACGAAGCTGATACCCGCGCGCGCCAGCATCCAGCCGAGCATGAGGCCGGCCGGGCCGGCGCCGACGATGCCGACCTCGACGTCGAGCGCGGTCGCCATGCTCAGAGCGCGAAGAACACTGTCTCGTGTTCCCCCTGCAGGTGGATGTCGAACTCGAAGTGGCCGGCGTGTGCGCGCGCCAGGAGGGTCTGGCGCCGCGCGGCCGGCACGCAGGCGAGCACCGCATCGGCGTCATGCAGCGCCGCATCCGCCGGAAAATAGACCCGCGTATAGAGATGCTGCAGGAGCCCGCGCGCCATCACCAGGAGATTGATGTGCGGCGCCTGCCAGCCGCCATCGGGCGCCGGCACGCGGCCGGGCTTGATGGTTTCGAAACGAAATCCACCGTCGGCGTCGACCCCGCGGCGACCCAGGCCACGAAAGCCCTGCGTGGCTTCGGCGTGGTAACGACCGTCCGCGTCGGCCTGCCAGATCTCAAGCAAGGCATCCGGTACCGGCGCGCCGTCACCGTCGAGCACGCGCCCGCGCAGGCTGAGGTCGCAGACCGGGCAAAGGCGCCAGGCGTCGGGCCAGTCGAGGCCGATGCGAAAGTACGGGCCGACGGTCTGCGAAGGCGTGAGCGCGCTCATGGCCGCCCCTCCCAGGGCGTGCCGTCGGCGCCGCGCAGCACGATGTCGAACTCGTAAGCCATGGCGTAATCGGGCTCGCTGCAGGTGATATCGAAGCGCGACACCAGGCGCGCACGGGCGGCCTCGTCGGGCACGCCCATGAAGATCGGATCCAGCGGCAAGGTCGGGTCGCCGGGAAAATACATCTGCGTGACGAGCCGCGTCGCCCACGCCTGGCCGAACAGCGAGAAATGGATGTGCTTGGGCCGCCAGGCGTTGTAGTGATTGCCCCACGGGTAGATGCCGGGCTCGATGGTGAGGAAGCGGTAACGGCCTTCGTCGTCGGTCAGCACCGCGCCGCGACCGCTGAAATTGGGGTCCAGCGGTGCATCGTGGCGGTCGCCGTCATGCAGGTAGCGACCGGCGGCATTGGCCTGCCACACCTCCACCAGCGCGCCGCGTTCAGGGCGTCCGCGCTCGTCGAGCAGCCGGCCATGCACGATGATGCGTTGGCCCAGGGCCTCGCCGCCCCGCGCGCCGGCTGGACGCGTGAGATCGTGGCCCGCATGCCCCAGCCGCTCGCGCCCGCAGCGCGGGCCGCTCACTTCCGACAAGGTCTCGGGAATGACTACCAAGGCTTCGCGCGGCGCGCGCTTGGCGCTCGAGCGATAGGCGTCGGTGGCGTTGGCCGGGTGGATGCCCGGCGCCACCGGCGCATAGAGTCGCGACGTGCTCATGCTCATCTCATCCTCAGGCGGCGCGATCGCTCTGCAGGGCACGACAGCTGTCGGCGAACGTCAGCGGCGCGCCGGTGTTGGCCTGCAGTTCGGCAGCGCTGAGGCCGGCCACCATGTCGGTGACCACCAGCCCGCCGGGCGTGATGTCGATGACGGCGAGATCCGAGTACACGCGGTGCACGCAATTGAGACCGGTCAGCGGCAGGTCGCAACGTTCGACGATCTTATGCGCACCGTCCTTGGCGACATGGGTAGCCAGCATCACCCACACCTGGCGCGCGCCGGCCACCAGGTCCATGGCACCGCCGACCGCTGGCGGCTTGGGCCCCGGCAAGGCCCAGTTGGCAAGATCGCCATTGGCCGCCACCTGGTAGGCGCCGAGGATCGAGATGTCGATATGGCCGCCCCGGATCATGGCGAAGGAATCGGCATGATGAAAATACGAACCACCGGGCAGGATGGTGACCGGCTGCTTGCCGGCATTGATCAAGTCCATGTCTTCCTCGCCGGCGGTGGGCGCCGGGCCCATGCCCAGCAGGCCGTTCTCCGAATGCAGCACGAACTCGCGGCCTGGCACCGGGTAGTCGGCGACCAGCATCGGCATGCCGATGCCGAGATTCACGTATGCACCGTTGGGAATGTCGCGCGCGACGCGCCGGGCAATGTCTTCCGACGAAAGTGCCTTGACCATCATCGCTCTCCTATTTCCACCATGCGTGTGACGAAGATGCCGGGCGTGACCACTTCCTCGGGCGCCACGTTGTCGACGAAGCGGCGCACTTCGGCCAGCGTGGTCGCGGCGGCCATGGCCATGATCGGGTTGAAGTTGCGCGCGGTCTTGGGATAGGTGAGGTTGCCCCAGCGATCGGCGGTGCGCGCATGGATGAGCGCCACGTCGGCGCGAATGGCGCGCTCCATGACGTAATGACGGCCGTCGAATTCGCGGGTTTCCTTGCCCTGCGCGAGCGGCGTGCCGTATCCGGTGGCCGTGTAGAACGCCGGGATGCCGGCGCCACCCGCGCGTATGCGTTCGGCGAGCGTGCCCTGCGGCACGATTTCGAGTTCGATCTTGCCGGCGGCGTACAGTTCTTCGAACACGATGGAGCCGGCCGAGCGCGGGAAGGAACACACCATCTTGCCGACGCAACCGGCCTTCAGGAGCGAGGCCAGACCGTAATCGCCGGAGCCGGCGTTGTTGCTCACCACCGTCAGGTTGCGCAAGCCGAGCTCGCAGATGGTTTCGATGAGTCTCTCGGGCACGCCGGCATCGCCGAAGCCGCCGATCAACACGATGGCGCCATCTCGCAGATCGGGGCAATCAGCCACCATGTCGGCGAGAGTGCTGACGCGTTTATCGATCATGCCGAAGTCCCGTGACGAAGGTCCTCGGCAATTATGGCAAGAAGTGTGGGGGATGTGGATGGTGCAGGCTTGGCCGTCAGCCTGCCTCATCCACTGGTCATTGCTTTTGCGGGTCAGGCCTCAGGAAGCTCTGACACCGGCTGCGGCATGCCAGCCGTGAATTGTCAGGCTGAAGCCTGACATTCCAGCCGTCGATTTCGCTTCAGTCTTCCAGCTGCTGCAGGCCATCCAGGAACCAGGTCGGCTGCGTGGCGTTGCGCGGCTTGGTGAAATGCCACACCTCGCGCACCTGGCGCGCCTGCTCGTCATCGGCCTCGCGCACGATGCCGTCGAACAGCACGACCGCTTCCAGCTGGTCGCCCGCCTCCCGCGCTTCCAGCAATTCCGCCTCGAGCTTCAACACCATGGTGCGGTTGTCGGCGTCGATTTCCTTGATGCGGTTTTCGATCTCGACGTACATGGCATCGGTGGTGAGACGCCGCACGGCGGCGAGATCGCGCGCATCCCAGGCTTTTTGCAGGTCGTGGTAAGCGTTCTTGGCGCCAACCAGGAACGCCGCCTGGTCAAAACCAGCCGGCACGCTGGCCTGGTTGAAGTCCGGCAGCGACGCGCCATCGTCGTTCTTCAAACCGCCACGGAACCAGTCGCCGGTGTCCAGTGCCTGGGGCGGCGCGGCCGGCGGAGGCGGCGGAGCGTAATCCTGGCCGCCGCGCGAAGGCGCCGGTTCCGCCTGCCGCTGGTAGGCGGGCCGCGGCATGCTGGCGATTTTACGCGCCGCCATGAGGCGATACAGCATGTAGGCGATGGCCGCGAACATCAGGATGTCGAGGAAATTGATGTTCTCGAAGGCGCCGCCGAACAGCAACGAGCCCAACAGGCCGCCGATGGCGAGACCGCCCAGCATGCCCATCAGGCCGCCGCGACGCGACAAGCCCTCGCGCACCGACTGGTTGCGCGCCATGGCCTGCGCCTGGCTGGCGGACGGCGCCGCCGGTGCGGCACTCGGCTGGCGCTTGTAGGCGGTGCCGTGCGAAGTGCGACTGCCGAAGGACGCTCCGCCACCGAAACGTTTGGCCTCGGCGTCTTCGAACGGCGCGACACACAGGACGAGCCCGAACAGCAGGGATGAGACGAGACTGATTTGCTTGAACATCATGACTACTCGCAATGGACGGTGTAAGGCCCGTGGCCGGGTACTATGGCAGGTCTGGCCATGATGACAAGCAAAGGTTCCGCGCCCGGTGGCCTTGGCGCGCGACGGTGAATCGATACGCGCCAGCCTGATAAGCTTGCCGTCATGCGTGGCTTGCTGTTGATCATGATGTGGATGCTGTCCGCCGCGGGCGCGTCGGCGCAAAGCGCGGCGCCCTGCACCGCCGCGCCCGGCGCCTGCACGGAGTGGGTCACGATCGGCGGCGGGCCGGCGCGCGCGCTCATTTATCGCTCCTACTCGCTGGACGTGCGCAACGAACACGTCACGCGCCTGTTGGTGATGGTGCACGGCAAGAACCGCGACGCCGACAACTACTTCAGCACCGCCATGGCTGCCGCCTTTCTTGCCCACGCCATGGAAGACACCGCCATCGTCGCGCCCTACATGGCGTCCTCGGCGCGCGATTGCGAAGACCCGATCACGCCGCCCCAGATTGATTTCTCCTGCACCGGCGACAGCTGGCGCGCCGGCGCCAGCGCACTCAGTCATCCGCATCTGACCTCTTTCGATTTCGTCGACGAGATCCTGCGCAAGGCGACCAGCGGCGTGTTCCCCAAGCTGCGCCGCATCGTGGTGGCCGGCCATTCCGCCGGCGGCCAATTCACCATGCGCTATGCCATGAGCAACAAGCTGCACGATGACCTGCCGGTCGAAGTGAGCTACGTGGTGGCCAATCCTTCCAGCTATCCGTGGCCGGACAGCGCGCGTCCCTTGCCGGTCGGTGACGCCCATCCACACGCCGCCGGGCAGGCCTGGGAGGACGAGCAGCCGCATGCACGTTTCGAGTTCGGCGCCATCGACGCACGCCAATGTCCCGAATTCAATCGCTGGCCTTTCGGTCTCGACGCGCGCACCACCGGTTACACGCGCACCATGGAAAGTGAGCGCCTGGTGCGACAGCTCACCAGCCGACCGACGACCTACGTGCTGGGGCAAATCGATGTGCTGCCGCTGGCAGGTTTCGATTCATCCTGCGCGGCGATGCTGCAGGGCCCCACGCGCCGCGCGCGCGGCGAAGCCTTCGTCGCCTACATGCAGCAGCGCTGGCGTACCCACCACCGCATCCGCATCGTGCCGGACTGCGGCCACAACGCGCGCTGCGTCTTCACCGCCGATGAAGTCCTGCCGCTGTTGTTTCCTCCGCTGACGCCGCCGGACAGTACACCGGGCGCGGGCGCCGACCAGCACGGCTCCCAGGCGGCCATTCGCTGAGCCCTGCTTGAACGTGACCGGCGTGATCGCGCGCCGACCCGCAGCGCTCAGGCCGCGACCTTGCCAGCGCCGCGTTCGGCGCGGCCGCTGAAGCGGCGATGAAACTGGCCATCCTTCATCACCGCCACGATGCGGCGCTGATCCTGCAGCAGGCTCAGGTCGGCGAGCGGATCGCCGTCGATGAGCAGTATGTCGGCGAGGTAGCCGGGCGCGATGCGGCCGAGCTTTTCGCCGCTGTTGCCCACCCACGCCTCGCCGCCATAAGCGGTCGCGGCGCGCAGCGCTTCCCAGGGCTGCATGTCGAACAGGTTGACCATGTGCTCGAGATCGCGGCAGTCGGTGCCTATCGGGATCCAGGCAAAGCCGTAGTCGCCGAAGGGCAGCACACGAATGCCGGCCCGATGCATCTTCTGCATGGTCGCGCAGCCGGCCTCCAGTTCGCGCTTGTTGCCGATGCTCTCGGCGATTTCGGTGGTGATGCCCCAGGCCTGCGCTTCGTAGGTGGTGTTGTAGCGCGCCGCGATGGCGGGCGTCACCCAGTGCTTGTGCGCGACCTTGGCCAATGCCTCGATGGTCGCATCACTGGCAAACGTGGCGTGATTGATGAGTTCCACGCCGTATTGAATACATTGGCGCACGCCGCTGTCGGTATGCGCGTGGGCGGCGAGGCGCTTGCCGATGTTCAAGGTCGTCTCGCAGATGGTGCGCACTTCGTCCTCGGTCATCGGGTTGATGTCGCCCGGCATGCGGCCGAAGGTGAAGCTGTCGCCGGAGTTGTTGAACTTGACGATGTCGACGCCTTCGCGGATCAGCTGGCGGATGGATTTACGGAATTCCTCGACGCCGTCGCACACGATACCGATGGAAGGCACGAACAAGTCCAGGCGCGAATCGTCGCCCACGCCGCCGCTGACGGTGTATTCGGGCGTCGACGCGAGGATGCGCGGCCCGGGGAATTCGCCCTTGTTGACGGCATTGCGCACCACCACTTCCAGGCGCGGCTTGGCCGAGGCCACGCCGATCACGGCGGTGAAGCCATAATCGAGATAAGTGCGCGCGTTGCGCAGCGTGACGAGCAGGTTCTCCTCCACCGGCAAGGCGTTGATGTCGGCGAGGCTGACCGCGTTGCTGTAGGTGAAATGGCAGTGCGGATTGACCAGGCCCGGCATCAAGGTCGAGCCCTGGCCATCGATGATTTCATCGATGCCGTCGCGCGGCAGGCTCTCGCCTGGCGCGGCCACCGCGCTGATGCGATTGCCGGTCAACAGCACTTCGCCGGGCCGGCGCCGGGACTCGGTGCCTTCGAAGATCTCGACATTGGTGAACAGTACGCGACTCATGGTGCTCTCCCCGCCGCTGGTGCGCGGCTGCTCATGAAAGACGCTTGCCGGCGTGCGGCGGCGTCTGTTGTGCGAGTTTAACGCGCAGCGCCGGCGGCAAGGCCGCCACGGCATCGCTGCCTGCAGCCAGCGACCAGTAGGTCGCTGCGAATTCGACCAGCGCCACGCCGTCGGCGCCGTCCACGTCGCTGAACAAGAGACTCTGACGGCCGCTGCCGCGCAGCGCCACGTTGCAGGGGCGAGGACAAGCGCCGAGGCAGGCGACCTGTCGCACTTCTAGTTCATCGCGACACAGCGCGGCGAGGCGTTCAGCGAGGTCCAAGCCGGCGCGCGCCGCATCGCTACGCGACTCGGCGTAGCGATGGCAGCGCACGCACACGAACAACAGGGCGGCCACGGGCGGCGGCGTTCAGACCACGCGGTTCTCGATCTCGCCGAGGCCGCTGATGGCAACCTTTACCACGTCGCCGCTGGCGAGGAACTTCGGCGGCGTGAAACCGATGCCGACGCCGGCCGGCGTGCCGGTGGCGATGATATCGCCGGTCTCCAGCGTCATCGAGGCCGAGATGCATTCGATGATGGCGGGGATGTCGAAGATCAGATCGCGCGTGTTGGCGTTCTGACGCAGTTCGCCATTGACCCAGCACTGCACGTCGAGGTTGCCCGGCTCGACTTCATCGGCGGTGGTCAACCACGGGCCGATGGGACAGAAGGTGTCGATGGACTTACCCAGCAGCCATTGCTTGTGTTTGGCCTGCAGGTCGCGCGCCGTGGCGTCGTTGATGACGCAATAGGCCCATACGTGTTCATAGGCACGCTCGCGCGCGATGCGCCGCCCCGGCTTGCCGATCACGACGCCGAGCTCCGCTTCGTAATCGACCTGCGAGGTGATGTGCCACGGCACGATGATGTCGTCGCGCGCGCCGGTCATGGCGCATGGCGCCTTGGTGAAGACGATGGGCGCCTCCGGGATCGCATCCTGCGCGCTCTTGGCCGAAGAATCGTAGCCGCTGCGCGTGAACTCGGCGGCGTGCGCCGCGTAATTCTTGCCGATGCACAGGATGTTCTTGCGCGGCTGCGCGATGGGCGGCAGCAGGCTCACGTCCGCCAAGGGCACGGCGGCGCCGGCGGTGCGCGGTGCGTGGCCGGCCAGCGCCTCGTGCATGAGCGCCAGCATCGCATCACCATGGCCCGCGTCGGTGGCGAGCGGCGTGACCGTGCCGGCGGCGGTATCGACCAGGCCGAGCTGGACACGGGAAGCATGGGAATAACGGGCGATTTTCATGACGGACCTTGTGAATGGATGGATGTCGGCGACGCCGGGGGCGCCACTCGTACAAGCGCCAGCGGCGCCGGCACTTGACGGCAAGACGCCCTGCCATCGTCGACGCGCGCCCCGCACCCCGGCCTTGACCAATTGGTTGAGCACATGTCCAATGCCTGCCGGCTGTGCAAAAGTATTTAGCGCAGCGGCGGCCGTCAAGGCTTATCCGCAAAAAAAACCAATTGGTCATCAACCTGGTGCATGCCATGCGCCTTCGGGAGTCGCCGCCCATGCCGGTCACGGACAGTCACAACCAGGCGGCAAACGCCCTCGCCCATTTCGTCGAAGGCCAGCTCGCGAGCGGCGCGTGGCCGCTGGCCATGAAGTTGCCGGCCGAGCGCGAACTTGGCGCACGCTTCCTGTTGAGCCGCGGTGCGGTGCGCAAGGTGTTGGACGGTTTCATCGCGCGCGGTCTTTTGCGGCGCGCGGCCGGCAGCGGCACCTACGTCGCAAGCGCGCCGACGCGCGGCGTCACCGCCACGGCCACCCGCATCGAGCTCGACAACGTCAGTCCGGCGGAACTCATGGAGGCGCGGCGCCTGTTCGAACCGCTGCTGCCGCGCCTCATCGTGCGTCACGCCACGCCGCAGGATTTCGCGCGCTTCGAACAATGCCTGCTCGGCGCCGAGCAGGCCGACAGCGTGGCTGACTTCGAATACTGGGACGGCGCGCTGCACGAAGCCTTGTCGGCTGCCACGCACAACAGTTTCATCGGCGCCATCCTCGCCTTGATGGCGGTCGTGCGCGAAGCCGGTGAGTGGGGGCGCCTCAAG
Coding sequences:
- the pcaG gene encoding protocatechuate 3,4-dioxygenase subunit alpha, which translates into the protein MSALTPSQTVGPYFRIGLDWPDAWRLCPVCDLSLRGRVLDGDGAPVPDALLEIWQADADGRYHAEATQGFRGLGRRGVDADGGFRFETIKPGRVPAPDGGWQAPHINLLVMARGLLQHLYTRVYFPADAALHDADAVLACVPAARRQTLLARAHAGHFEFDIHLQGEHETVFFAL
- the pcaH gene encoding protocatechuate 3,4-dioxygenase subunit beta, with the translated sequence MSTSRLYAPVAPGIHPANATDAYRSSAKRAPREALVVIPETLSEVSGPRCGRERLGHAGHDLTRPAGARGGEALGQRIIVHGRLLDERGRPERGALVEVWQANAAGRYLHDGDRHDAPLDPNFSGRGAVLTDDEGRYRFLTIEPGIYPWGNHYNAWRPKHIHFSLFGQAWATRLVTQMYFPGDPTLPLDPIFMGVPDEAARARLVSRFDITCSEPDYAMAYEFDIVLRGADGTPWEGRP
- a CDS encoding 3-oxoacid CoA-transferase subunit B; the encoded protein is MVKALSSEDIARRVARDIPNGAYVNLGIGMPMLVADYPVPGREFVLHSENGLLGMGPAPTAGEEDMDLINAGKQPVTILPGGSYFHHADSFAMIRGGHIDISILGAYQVAANGDLANWALPGPKPPAVGGAMDLVAGARQVWVMLATHVAKDGAHKIVERCDLPLTGLNCVHRVYSDLAVIDITPGGLVVTDMVAGLSAAELQANTGAPLTFADSCRALQSDRAA
- a CDS encoding 3-oxoacid CoA-transferase subunit A; the encoded protein is MIDKRVSTLADMVADCPDLRDGAIVLIGGFGDAGVPERLIETICELGLRNLTVVSNNAGSGDYGLASLLKAGCVGKMVCSFPRSAGSIVFEELYAAGKIELEIVPQGTLAERIRAGGAGIPAFYTATGYGTPLAQGKETREFDGRHYVMERAIRADVALIHARTADRWGNLTYPKTARNFNPIMAMAAATTLAEVRRFVDNVAPEEVVTPGIFVTRMVEIGER
- a CDS encoding Tim44 domain-containing protein; translated protein: MFKQISLVSSLLFGLVLCVAPFEDAEAKRFGGGASFGSRTSHGTAYKRQPSAAPAAPSASQAQAMARNQSVREGLSRRGGLMGMLGGLAIGGLLGSLLFGGAFENINFLDILMFAAIAYMLYRLMAARKIASMPRPAYQRQAEPAPSRGGQDYAPPPPPAAPPQALDTGDWFRGGLKNDDGASLPDFNQASVPAGFDQAAFLVGAKNAYHDLQKAWDARDLAAVRRLTTDAMYVEIENRIKEIDADNRTMVLKLEAELLEAREAGDQLEAVVLFDGIVREADDEQARQVREVWHFTKPRNATQPTWFLDGLQQLED
- a CDS encoding alpha/beta hydrolase; its protein translation is MRGLLLIMMWMLSAAGASAQSAAPCTAAPGACTEWVTIGGGPARALIYRSYSLDVRNEHVTRLLVMVHGKNRDADNYFSTAMAAAFLAHAMEDTAIVAPYMASSARDCEDPITPPQIDFSCTGDSWRAGASALSHPHLTSFDFVDEILRKATSGVFPKLRRIVVAGHSAGGQFTMRYAMSNKLHDDLPVEVSYVVANPSSYPWPDSARPLPVGDAHPHAAGQAWEDEQPHARFEFGAIDARQCPEFNRWPFGLDARTTGYTRTMESERLVRQLTSRPTTYVLGQIDVLPLAGFDSSCAAMLQGPTRRARGEAFVAYMQQRWRTHHRIRIVPDCGHNARCVFTADEVLPLLFPPLTPPDSTPGAGADQHGSQAAIR
- a CDS encoding amidohydrolase family protein gives rise to the protein MSRVLFTNVEIFEGTESRRRPGEVLLTGNRISAVAAPGESLPRDGIDEIIDGQGSTLMPGLVNPHCHFTYSNAVSLADINALPVEENLLVTLRNARTYLDYGFTAVIGVASAKPRLEVVVRNAVNKGEFPGPRILASTPEYTVSGGVGDDSRLDLFVPSIGIVCDGVEEFRKSIRQLIREGVDIVKFNNSGDSFTFGRMPGDINPMTEDEVRTICETTLNIGKRLAAHAHTDSGVRQCIQYGVELINHATFASDATIEALAKVAHKHWVTPAIAARYNTTYEAQAWGITTEIAESIGNKRELEAGCATMQKMHRAGIRVLPFGDYGFAWIPIGTDCRDLEHMVNLFDMQPWEALRAATAYGGEAWVGNSGEKLGRIAPGYLADILLIDGDPLADLSLLQDQRRIVAVMKDGQFHRRFSGRAERGAGKVAA
- a CDS encoding DUF1636 family protein, whose product is MAALLFVCVRCHRYAESRSDAARAGLDLAERLAALCRDELEVRQVACLGACPRPCNVALRGSGRQSLLFSDVDGADGVALVEFAATYWSLAAGSDAVAALPPALRVKLAQQTPPHAGKRLS
- a CDS encoding fumarylacetoacetate hydrolase family protein; amino-acid sequence: MKIARYSHASRVQLGLVDTAAGTVTPLATDAGHGDAMLALMHEALAGHAPRTAGAAVPLADVSLLPPIAQPRKNILCIGKNYAAHAAEFTRSGYDSSAKSAQDAIPEAPIVFTKAPCAMTGARDDIIVPWHITSQVDYEAELGVVIGKPGRRIARERAYEHVWAYCVINDATARDLQAKHKQWLLGKSIDTFCPIGPWLTTADEVEPGNLDVQCWVNGELRQNANTRDLIFDIPAIIECISASMTLETGDIIATGTPAGVGIGFTPPKFLASGDVVKVAISGLGEIENRVV
- a CDS encoding FadR family transcriptional regulator, whose translation is MPVTDSHNQAANALAHFVEGQLASGAWPLAMKLPAERELGARFLLSRGAVRKVLDGFIARGLLRRAAGSGTYVASAPTRGVTATATRIELDNVSPAELMEARRLFEPLLPRLIVRHATPQDFARFEQCLLGAEQADSVADFEYWDGALHEALSAATHNSFIGAILALMAVVREAGEWGRLKQQALTPARRKRYEAQHRALVAALRERDEAQASALLKAHLDEVQANLFGA